From the Streptomyces sp. SN-593 genome, the window GCTCGGGAAGTCCAGGCCCCGCGTGCGGCGGAGGCGCGGGGTGAGCAGGTGCGGGCGCAGCTTCCCCAGCCCGAACAGGACCGCCTCGGCGAGCGCGGCCGAGAGCGCGACCGCGGGCAGGGTGCGGCGCACCAGCACACCGGCGGCCGCCCCGGTCGTCAGGGCGAGCAGGAGGTGGGCGACGCCGACCGGGCCGGTCCAGGAGAAGAAGTCCCAGTCGCCCCACCAGACGACCGCCCGCCAGGCGGAACGGTCCGGGCCGCCGTTGTGGCCGCGCCAGGCGGAGTACCACCACCAGGAGACCGGCACGGTCAGCACGACGGCCGCCGCGGTGGTGACCGCGGCCGCCACCCCCAGCTTGACCGCGGCCCATTCCCGGCGGCCGACGGACTGCGTCCAGGCCAGCCGATACGTCCCGGACTCCAGGTCCTGCGCGAACAGCGGGGCGCCGACCAGCGCGCCGACCGCCAGCGGCAGGTAGCGCAGCACGGACGGCGACAGGTGCGTGACGGTCGGCGGGGCCGTGCCGCCGCTCCCGGCGTCGCACCGGTGCGGCGTGGCCCGGCAGACGTCGGCGTAGTGGTGCACGGCGGAGACGAGTTGGTGGTGCTCCCCCAGCGCCCACAGCGCGGCGAGGACGGCGAACCCCGCCGTCGTGCGGTAGACCGCCCGGTGCCGCCGCCAGGCCAGCCAGGCGGGTCCGGCGAGGCGGGGCACCGGGAACGGCAGCCGGGCCGCGCGCTCCTCGCGCCGCGGCCAGGACACGTAGCGGGCGAGGGCGCTCATCGGCCGGGGTCGGGGTCGGACCGGTGGTGGTGCACGCGCGGCTGGTCGGCCGGGCGGGTCAGCGGCTCGTCGGCGGGCGCGAGGAGGGGCGGGGCCTGCGGGTTGCGCAGGTAGGCCAGCAGGATCTCCTCCAGGGTGGGCGTCTCGGCACGCACGGTGCGGTCCAGGGAGGCCGGCAACTGGAGCATCGCGGTGAGCTGGCGGCCGGTGGTGCGCGCCTCGACGACGGTGTGGCCGAGCAGGGCGTCCGGCAGCGGGGCGGCCGCGTCCGGACGGGCGCGGGCGCGGTGGGGCGCGCGGGGATCTCCGTCGGCCCGGGGATCGCCGTCGCCCCGGGGATCGCCGTCGCCCCGGGGATCGCCGTCGCCCCGGGGGCCGCCGTCGGCCCGGGCGCCGGAGGTTCCGCGGTCGTCGAGGGTGTGGGTGACCAGGGTGTGCGCGGCCTGGACGAACTCCACGTCGTCGGCGACGAGCATCCGGCCGCGCGCCATCAGCAGCACGTAGTCGCAGACCAGGTCCAGCTCGGCGAGGATGTGCGAGGACATCACCACGGTGGTGCCGCGCTCGGCGGCGGTGGTCATCAGCGCGGCCATCATGGCGTGCCGCCGCAGCGGGTCGAGGTCGGCCATCGGCTCGTCCAGCAGCAGCAGGTCGGGGCGCTTCCCGAGCGCGAGGGCGAGGGCGACGCAGGTGCGCTGGCCTCCGGAGAGCTGTCCGACCTTCGCGCGGAGCGGCACATCGGCGTCGGCCACGACGGCCCGCGCGGAGGCGTCGTCCCACAGCGGGTTCATCTCCCGGCCGTAGCGCAGCGTCTCGGCGACGGTGAACCCGGCGTGCAGCGGCCGGTCCTGGAGCAGCAGGCCCACGCGGGGCAGGACGGCTCCGGTACCGGGCCGGTGGCCGAGGACCCGCAGGCGGCCCTCGGTCGGAGTGCGCAGCCCGGCGGCGACCGCGAGCAGGGAGCTCTTGCCGTCGCCGTTCGGCCCGACCAGGCCGGCCACCCGGCCGGGCGGAACGCGGAAGTCGCAGTGCCGCAGCGCCCACTCGGCGCGGTTGCGGATGCCGAAGCCGCGCGCCTCCAGCGCGGGCGGCTCGTTCCCGGTGCGCGGGGCACCGGTCGGCGGGTGGTTCGCCATCGCTCCTCGCTAGCCCTGTGACCGGGAGTCGTGGGCCACCC encodes:
- a CDS encoding cell wall protein, which translates into the protein MSALARYVSWPRREERAARLPFPVPRLAGPAWLAWRRHRAVYRTTAGFAVLAALWALGEHHQLVSAVHHYADVCRATPHRCDAGSGGTAPPTVTHLSPSVLRYLPLAVGALVGAPLFAQDLESGTYRLAWTQSVGRREWAAVKLGVAAAVTTAAAVVLTVPVSWWWYSAWRGHNGGPDRSAWRAVVWWGDWDFFSWTGPVGVAHLLLALTTGAAAGVLVRRTLPAVALSAALAEAVLFGLGKLRPHLLTPRLRRTRGLDFPSLPRDGWFQGVGYVRADGSLTTSIPPCAGRDTHAFATCMRQQQIVGRYNRSFTMDQFVPLQLIETGICLAAAAALAAFCLWYLPRVTAR
- a CDS encoding ABC transporter ATP-binding protein — encoded protein: MANHPPTGAPRTGNEPPALEARGFGIRNRAEWALRHCDFRVPPGRVAGLVGPNGDGKSSLLAVAAGLRTPTEGRLRVLGHRPGTGAVLPRVGLLLQDRPLHAGFTVAETLRYGREMNPLWDDASARAVVADADVPLRAKVGQLSGGQRTCVALALALGKRPDLLLLDEPMADLDPLRRHAMMAALMTTAAERGTTVVMSSHILAELDLVCDYVLLMARGRMLVADDVEFVQAAHTLVTHTLDDRGTSGARADGGPRGDGDPRGDGDPRGDGDPRADGDPRAPHRARARPDAAAPLPDALLGHTVVEARTTGRQLTAMLQLPASLDRTVRAETPTLEEILLAYLRNPQAPPLLAPADEPLTRPADQPRVHHHRSDPDPGR